Proteins encoded in a region of the Bacillus clarus genome:
- a CDS encoding DUF4030 domain-containing protein: MKKGKGLLLPLLLATLLSACQQNDKEEAKSEGSEVMDTVQNIVGKKGFRGATVDDKTKIVDLEMVGNENENKLKQEINTQLKNQNIKPYTINVSQTSMTIAKIEDRWDMIYSLIYEELFKKNGYKDFSMKAYIELKQPILFAIYTPINSTDSDVREFGKKIEKEVDDLLKTPEAQKWIKNDAYTIEIYSRDKQKIN, from the coding sequence ATGAAAAAAGGAAAAGGATTATTGTTACCTCTTTTATTAGCCACTTTGTTAAGTGCCTGTCAACAGAACGATAAAGAAGAAGCAAAAAGTGAAGGGTCAGAAGTTATGGATACTGTTCAGAATATAGTGGGTAAAAAAGGGTTTCGTGGTGCCACTGTAGATGATAAAACAAAAATAGTAGACCTAGAAATGGTTGGAAATGAAAATGAAAATAAGTTAAAACAAGAGATTAATACTCAGCTAAAAAATCAAAATATTAAACCGTACACGATTAATGTTAGTCAAACAAGCATGACAATTGCAAAAATAGAGGACAGATGGGACATGATTTACAGCCTTATTTATGAAGAATTATTCAAGAAAAACGGGTACAAGGACTTTTCAATGAAGGCTTATATAGAATTGAAACAACCTATTCTGTTTGCTATATATACTCCTATAAATAGTACTGATTCAGATGTGAGAGAATTTGGAAAGAAAATAGAAAAAGAAGTTGATGATTTGCTTAAAACACCGGAAGCACAAAAATGGATTAAAAACGATGCATATACTATTGAAATTTATAGTCGAGATAAACAAAAAATTAACTAA
- a CDS encoding IS4 family transposase: protein MNLSIQEELQPFAEELQRYITPGFLEELAREIKFIKRKRKFSGSDLATICIWISQRVASDPLVRLCSRLHAATGTLLSPEGLNKRFTAKSVLFLKHIFSLLLQQKICEQTHISNQLFAHFKRIRIMDATMFQVPNTLEHIYPGSGGCAQTAGIKIQLEYDLHSGKFLNFQVGPGKNNDKTFGTECLDTLRPGDLCIRDLGYFSLEDLDQMDQRGTYYISRLKLNTNVYVKNPNPEYFKNGSIKKQSEYIQINVIQILNQLKPGETVEYQQAYIGDKQQLFSRLVFHRLTAAQLQKRLEKIAEKEKSKHRTYSEKSKLVAGLNVYVTNAPWEWVPIEQVHELYTLRWQIEIVFKTWKSLFDIDHCRTVKQERIECHLYGKLIAIFLCSSTMFKMRQLLLQKKQKELSEYKAIGMIQDHLFLLYQAIQQNTQEVTKLLIRLFHLLEKNGRKSHRYEKKTVFDIMGVHYEYSIAREQKKAA from the coding sequence ATGAATCTCTCGATTCAAGAGGAATTACAACCATTTGCAGAAGAATTACAGCGCTATATCACACCTGGATTTTTAGAAGAACTGGCAAGAGAGATTAAGTTTATAAAGCGAAAACGTAAGTTTTCTGGATCAGATTTAGCTACGATTTGTATTTGGATTAGCCAACGGGTGGCCAGTGATCCTTTAGTTCGACTATGTAGTAGGCTTCATGCAGCTACAGGTACTTTACTCAGCCCGGAGGGCTTAAATAAACGATTTACTGCAAAATCAGTGTTATTTTTAAAACATATCTTTTCTTTGTTATTACAACAAAAAATCTGTGAACAAACTCATATTTCTAACCAACTTTTTGCTCATTTTAAGCGCATTCGCATCATGGATGCTACCATGTTTCAAGTGCCTAATACTTTGGAACATATATATCCTGGTTCAGGTGGTTGCGCGCAAACAGCTGGGATCAAAATTCAATTAGAATATGATTTACATAGTGGGAAATTTCTTAATTTTCAAGTGGGTCCTGGAAAAAATAATGATAAAACATTTGGAACAGAATGTTTAGATACGTTACGACCAGGCGATTTATGTATTCGTGATTTAGGCTATTTTTCATTAGAGGATTTAGATCAAATGGATCAACGTGGTACGTATTATATTTCGCGGTTAAAGTTAAATACGAATGTATATGTGAAAAATCCAAATCCGGAATATTTTAAAAATGGTTCCATTAAAAAACAATCAGAATACATACAAATTAATGTTATACAGATTTTAAATCAACTTAAACCTGGAGAAACGGTAGAATACCAGCAAGCTTATATTGGAGATAAACAGCAGTTATTTTCACGTCTCGTTTTTCATCGTTTAACAGCGGCACAATTACAAAAACGCCTAGAGAAAATTGCAGAAAAAGAAAAGTCAAAACACAGAACCTATTCAGAGAAAAGTAAATTAGTAGCGGGATTAAATGTATATGTGACAAATGCACCTTGGGAGTGGGTTCCGATAGAACAAGTACATGAATTGTATACACTACGCTGGCAGATAGAAATTGTTTTTAAAACGTGGAAATCATTATTTGATATAGATCATTGTCGCACTGTCAAACAAGAAAGAATAGAGTGCCATTTATACGGAAAACTGATCGCTATTTTCTTATGTTCTTCTACCATGTTTAAAATGCGTCAACTTTTATTACAGAAGAAGCAAAAAGAATTAAGTGAATATAAAGCAATTGGAATGATTCAAGACCATCTATTTCTCCTCTATCAAGCCATACAGCAAAACACCCAAGAAGTAACAAAGCTTCTGATCCGCCTGTTCCACCTTCTAGAGAAAAACGGGCGGAAATCTCACAGATATGAGAAGAAAACGGTCTTCGATATCATGGGTGTTCATTATGAGTATAGTATAGCTAGAGAACAAAAGAAAGCTGCATAA
- a CDS encoding T7SS effector LXG polymorphic toxin translates to MSLNMYLGEVHTQTQSMNAVCTATIQGMEQAIQSIDAFASDTVLQGQTYDSAKAFFVQTFYPLAQGIIYLCEELIRQNDAFPSQFQSQVASTDVIEQEILEQIRGIDQTRANIEGISQAIPLPGMDAMVGIFDMMKRKLQEKLEHLHEFNYTSSSNYDTALQLTASIATGLAEVQSGKGFSLASGTFSTQGLNMEWITSIQSIGEERARQSENLLKSSSIEEGAMCGKLPPKSDFEKAWDEEKKDLMDAWTGISTGVEDAVTDAWEGLKALGDAETWENMRDAIVNYEETLPAMWNAFSDSFMNDFWNGDMESRIHYAAYGVASLLTGFIGDKGLSKAGQAGKIAIAANLTKGKSFVTNSATYRNTLNSLNNFNFNFGNQLSIAGVGGSSLKSSFIDTYQTAKNKLSPYQYTKSTTDGDVFIGKLYGEDVILKDVKVDEITYTKRSKEEAAKLRRVFQNTVKKEFLYGLATNPEKVLELKKAGISDFEIENMKKGKNPSGWQVHHNFPLDDGGTNDFENLTLIQNHPYHKAITNTQNTLTKGLTHGDSIDMDWPIPKYNIYPKGE, encoded by the coding sequence TTGAGTTTAAATATGTATCTAGGAGAAGTACATACTCAGACGCAAAGTATGAACGCTGTATGTACCGCTACTATTCAAGGCATGGAACAAGCTATTCAGTCGATTGACGCTTTTGCAAGTGATACTGTTTTACAAGGACAGACTTACGATAGTGCGAAAGCGTTTTTTGTACAAACCTTTTATCCTTTAGCGCAAGGAATCATTTACTTATGTGAGGAATTAATCCGTCAGAATGATGCCTTTCCAAGTCAATTTCAATCACAAGTAGCTTCAACAGATGTCATTGAACAAGAAATACTAGAACAAATTCGAGGGATTGACCAAACAAGAGCAAACATTGAAGGAATCAGTCAAGCTATACCCCTTCCTGGTATGGACGCTATGGTGGGTATTTTTGATATGATGAAACGGAAACTGCAAGAAAAATTAGAACATCTACATGAATTTAATTATACTTCTAGTAGTAATTATGATACTGCACTTCAACTGACTGCTAGTATTGCGACGGGTTTGGCGGAAGTTCAAAGTGGAAAAGGCTTTAGTCTCGCAAGTGGTACATTTAGTACGCAAGGGTTGAATATGGAGTGGATAACTTCTATTCAATCGATTGGAGAAGAGAGGGCACGTCAGTCTGAAAATCTTCTAAAAAGTAGTTCAATTGAAGAAGGGGCAATGTGCGGTAAGCTTCCGCCAAAATCTGACTTCGAGAAAGCTTGGGATGAAGAGAAAAAGGATTTAATGGACGCATGGACTGGTATTTCTACTGGTGTAGAAGATGCTGTCACAGATGCATGGGAAGGGCTTAAAGCATTGGGTGATGCAGAAACGTGGGAAAATATGCGTGATGCGATTGTAAATTACGAGGAAACTCTTCCTGCAATGTGGAACGCCTTCTCGGATTCATTTATGAATGATTTTTGGAATGGAGATATGGAAAGTAGAATACATTATGCTGCCTATGGTGTGGCATCATTATTAACAGGTTTTATTGGTGATAAAGGTCTTAGTAAAGCAGGACAAGCAGGGAAGATAGCGATCGCTGCCAACCTAACAAAAGGAAAGTCGTTTGTGACTAATTCCGCTACATATAGAAATACATTAAATTCACTAAATAATTTTAACTTTAATTTTGGAAATCAGCTTTCAATAGCAGGTGTTGGTGGAAGTTCTTTAAAATCTAGTTTTATTGATACTTATCAAACAGCTAAGAATAAACTATCCCCTTATCAATATACTAAAAGTACTACGGACGGTGACGTTTTTATTGGTAAATTATATGGAGAAGATGTAATTCTTAAAGATGTTAAAGTTGATGAAATTACTTATACTAAAAGAAGTAAAGAAGAAGCTGCAAAACTTAGAAGGGTTTTTCAAAATACCGTAAAAAAAGAATTTCTTTACGGTTTGGCAACTAACCCTGAGAAGGTTCTTGAACTTAAGAAAGCGGGTATATCAGACTTTGAAATAGAAAATATGAAAAAAGGAAAAAATCCATCAGGGTGGCAAGTACATCATAATTTCCCGTTAGATGACGGGGGGACGAATGACTTTGAAAATTTAACTTTAATTCAAAATCATCCATATCATAAGGCTATTACTAATACACAAAACACACTAACTAAAGGCTTGACTCATGGAGATAGTATTGATATGGATTGGCCTATACCAAAATATAATATTTATCCTAAAGGGGAATAA
- a CDS encoding YrhA family protein, producing the protein MWKDTLLEVEETMKSFNLKLNKPAKDTEVQKLREHIKESFNIDLPNDYEEFLRTVNGFEFDGLIIYGVDSSLLETERDETVYGLLENNKIWYENEWQKEYLFLGDSDIAWFCKKLSEGTYLELDKPSGTVMETYNDFNTMLEEALKTTLL; encoded by the coding sequence ATGTGGAAAGATACGCTTTTAGAAGTTGAAGAAACAATGAAAAGTTTTAATCTCAAACTGAATAAACCAGCAAAAGATACTGAAGTTCAAAAATTAAGAGAACATATTAAAGAAAGCTTTAATATTGATTTACCTAATGACTATGAGGAATTTCTTAGAACTGTAAATGGCTTCGAATTTGACGGTCTGATAATTTATGGAGTTGACTCTTCTTTACTAGAAACAGAAAGAGATGAAACAGTTTATGGACTTTTAGAAAATAATAAGATTTGGTATGAGAACGAGTGGCAAAAAGAGTACCTTTTCCTTGGAGATTCAGATATTGCATGGTTTTGTAAAAAACTATCTGAAGGTACTTACTTAGAACTTGATAAACCATCTGGTACAGTGATGGAAACATATAATGATTTCAATACAATGCTTGAAGAAGCATTGAAAACAACCCTTCTTTAA
- a CDS encoding SMI1/KNR4 family protein: protein MSNVTWSFMSKTPITAEEIQKVEQYFNIKLPDDFVECVKKYDGGYPHPKVFDVLGQDENVFSDLLTLHIEDKYSIVQNYEGVKDRLSDKVYPFARDPFGNLLCFDYRNELQSPTVVFWDHEEEDMEKAIYPVCSSFTELLNSLRDFENEE, encoded by the coding sequence ATGAGCAATGTTACATGGTCTTTTATGAGTAAAACGCCAATTACAGCTGAAGAAATACAAAAAGTAGAACAATATTTTAATATTAAATTACCCGACGATTTTGTTGAATGTGTGAAGAAGTATGACGGAGGATATCCTCACCCAAAAGTTTTTGATGTATTAGGACAAGATGAAAATGTATTTAGTGACCTCTTAACCCTTCATATCGAAGATAAATATTCGATTGTCCAAAACTATGAAGGTGTAAAGGATAGATTGTCTGATAAGGTATATCCTTTTGCTAGAGACCCGTTTGGTAACCTTCTATGTTTTGATTACCGAAATGAACTTCAATCACCAACGGTCGTATTTTGGGACCATGAGGAAGAAGATATGGAAAAAGCAATTTATCCTGTTTGTTCATCTTTTACAGAACTACTTAACAGCTTACGTGATTTTGAAAACGAAGAATAA